One Chrysiogenia bacterium DNA window includes the following coding sequences:
- a CDS encoding BolA family transcriptional regulator, with amino-acid sequence MLDQLPEGELGVILVHVPIPYGALGCLSLRGDGKCGDCLPSNGYTERENVEQSDLARLAGEKLAARFSPERLEIIDDSGRHAGHKSAGGGGHLRVLIVAADFEGMNTLQRHRAVYDALGEEMRSGRLHAVAISAAAPGEPAPA; translated from the coding sequence ATGCTGGACCAGTTGCCCGAGGGCGAACTTGGCGTGATACTCGTTCATGTGCCCATTCCCTACGGGGCTCTAGGATGCCTGTCCCTGCGGGGCGATGGCAAGTGCGGCGATTGTTTGCCTTCAAATGGATACACGGAGAGAGAGAACGTGGAACAGAGCGATCTGGCGCGCCTGGCAGGCGAAAAGCTTGCCGCGCGCTTCTCACCCGAGCGACTGGAGATCATTGACGATTCGGGGCGCCACGCCGGGCACAAGAGTGCCGGCGGCGGCGGGCACCTGCGCGTGCTCATTGTGGCGGCCGACTTCGAGGGGATGAATACCCTGCAGCGCCATCGCGCGGTCTACGACGCGCTCGGCGAGGAAATGCGCTCGGGCCGCCTGCATGCGGTGGCCATTTC
- the hspQ gene encoding heat shock protein HspQ — protein sequence MNEYHAKFALGQLVQHTKFGYRGVIVGVDATFQGTDEWYENVARSRPPREKPWYNVLVHNGTHHTYVAERHLEPDELNTPINHPDVAVFFDRFEGDRYVNETHLN from the coding sequence ATGAACGAGTATCACGCCAAGTTCGCCCTCGGGCAACTGGTCCAGCATACCAAATTCGGATACCGCGGCGTGATCGTCGGCGTCGATGCCACCTTTCAGGGCACCGACGAGTGGTACGAGAATGTCGCGCGCTCGCGCCCGCCGCGCGAGAAGCCCTGGTACAATGTCCTCGTCCACAACGGCACACACCACACCTACGTCGCCGAACGCCACCTCGAGCCCGACGAGCTCAACACGCCCATCAACCACCCCGACGTGGCCGTCTTCTTCGACCGCTTCGAGGGCGACCGCTACGTCAACGAAACCCACCTGAACTGA